In one window of Propionispora hippei DSM 15287 DNA:
- the atpG gene encoding ATP synthase F1 subunit gamma → MPSAQDIRRRIKSVKNIGQITKAMKMVAAARLRRAQERAIASRPYTDKIKEVLANVSANAADTALPLLEVREVKRSGFIIIGPDKGLAGAYASNVIKEALPIIREKRESGLITIGRKARDYFKRRKFTIDDELTGFSEKPTYLHAVDIAKLASKGFLDGQYDEIYLVYTEFLSPINQKPTTVKLLPVDHTGQQVDGKPEGQQEYIFEPSAEEVLSVLLPQYLETTVYNALLQAAASELGARMTAMSSATDNAEELIAKLTLNYNKVRQASITREISEIVGGVEALK, encoded by the coding sequence ATGCCTAGTGCACAGGATATACGTCGCCGCATTAAAAGCGTAAAAAATATCGGACAGATTACCAAGGCGATGAAAATGGTCGCTGCCGCCCGGTTGCGCCGGGCCCAGGAACGCGCTATCGCCAGTCGTCCTTACACCGATAAAATCAAGGAAGTCCTGGCCAATGTGTCGGCTAACGCTGCGGACACTGCTTTGCCGCTCTTGGAAGTCCGGGAGGTTAAACGTTCCGGCTTTATCATCATTGGTCCGGACAAAGGCTTGGCTGGCGCTTATGCCAGCAATGTGATCAAGGAGGCCTTGCCGATCATTCGCGAGAAACGGGAAAGCGGTTTGATTACGATCGGACGCAAGGCGCGGGATTATTTCAAGCGCCGTAAGTTTACTATTGACGACGAGCTGACTGGTTTTTCGGAAAAACCGACCTATCTGCATGCCGTTGATATTGCGAAATTGGCTAGCAAGGGCTTTTTAGACGGACAGTACGATGAAATTTACCTGGTGTACACCGAATTTCTTTCGCCCATCAATCAAAAACCGACGACGGTTAAGCTGTTGCCGGTGGATCATACCGGACAGCAGGTCGATGGTAAACCGGAGGGGCAGCAGGAGTATATTTTTGAACCTTCGGCAGAAGAGGTGCTTTCCGTGTTATTGCCGCAATATCTGGAAACAACCGTCTATAATGCACTCTTACAGGCGGCGGCCAGCGAACTGGGCGCCCGCATGACGGCGATGAGTTCGGCGACCGATAATGCGGAAGAGCTGATTGCAAAACTCACGCTCAATTACAACAAAGTCCGTCAGGCAAGCATTACCCGGGAAATTTCTGAAATTGTCGGCGGTGTGGAAGCTTTGAAATAG